The following coding sequences are from one Mycobacterium bourgelatii window:
- a CDS encoding MutS-related protein: MKVRLLHPETDIDLTPQLPEGLRDLVNDDLELDKIYDAMAAGDRYLREAGKKVVPLTVSDPDVIIYRQQVLGDCLANRAVVQRIYEMTSEVEGIALRHKVFLGGLRSNDAQLLLRRSVRILELLLKTIRQLRRLANDHADQFRSAGFRQFFAMLTQQLPEDYLAQVDEHLGELQLPRGLLLSVQLGPGNKGENHLLHQPPLRSRGWWAKLAANPKESREFSIDPDDMAGEQALSALGGRAVNDVANTVTQAAEHFQSFFSRLRTELGFYLGCLNLRDELTRRHVPTCFPVPTPADTLRFRCRGLRDVALCLSIGNKVTGNDVDANDKTLVVVTGANEGGKSTFLRSVGAAQLMMQAGMFVAAEAFSANVRGRIFTHFKREEDATLRHGKLEEELARLSQIVDHIDPTSLLLCNESFASTNELEGSQIARGIVRAMVESGVRVFFVTHLYDFAHSLYARDDPADLFLRAERRSDGVRTFRLVPGEPEATSYGQDSFRRIFGIAAHNDPERVSSR; encoded by the coding sequence ATGAAGGTGCGCCTGTTACATCCTGAAACCGATATCGACCTGACACCCCAGTTACCTGAGGGGCTACGCGATCTCGTCAACGACGATCTGGAGCTCGACAAGATCTACGATGCCATGGCGGCCGGCGACCGGTATCTGCGCGAAGCCGGCAAGAAGGTGGTCCCGCTCACCGTCAGTGATCCCGACGTCATCATCTATCGGCAACAGGTGTTGGGCGACTGTTTGGCCAATCGCGCTGTGGTGCAGCGGATTTACGAGATGACCTCGGAGGTCGAGGGGATCGCACTGCGGCACAAGGTATTCCTTGGCGGTCTGAGATCAAATGATGCGCAATTGCTCCTGCGCCGCTCAGTCCGGATCTTGGAATTGCTTTTGAAGACGATCAGGCAGTTGCGCCGGTTGGCCAACGACCATGCCGATCAGTTCCGCTCTGCCGGCTTCCGGCAGTTTTTTGCCATGCTCACCCAGCAGCTACCCGAGGACTACCTGGCCCAAGTCGACGAACATCTTGGTGAGCTCCAATTGCCGCGCGGGCTCCTGCTCAGCGTCCAACTGGGTCCGGGCAACAAGGGCGAAAACCACCTGCTTCACCAACCACCACTACGCAGTCGCGGTTGGTGGGCCAAGCTGGCGGCAAACCCCAAAGAGAGCCGCGAGTTTTCCATCGACCCCGACGACATGGCCGGTGAGCAAGCCCTGTCGGCACTGGGAGGCCGCGCCGTCAACGATGTCGCCAACACCGTCACCCAGGCAGCGGAGCATTTTCAAAGCTTCTTCAGCCGGTTGCGGACAGAACTGGGCTTTTACCTCGGCTGCCTGAACTTGCGTGACGAGCTCACCAGACGCCATGTGCCGACCTGCTTTCCGGTACCCACGCCAGCCGACACACTGCGGTTTCGGTGCCGCGGATTACGCGATGTCGCGCTCTGCCTCAGCATCGGCAACAAAGTCACCGGCAATGACGTCGACGCCAACGACAAGACGTTGGTTGTCGTTACCGGCGCAAACGAAGGTGGCAAGTCGACATTTCTGCGCAGCGTCGGCGCCGCACAGCTGATGATGCAAGCCGGCATGTTCGTCGCGGCGGAAGCTTTCAGCGCCAACGTCCGAGGCCGCATCTTTACCCACTTCAAGCGGGAAGAGGATGCCACCCTGAGGCACGGCAAGCTCGAAGAGGAACTGGCCCGCCTGAGCCAGATCGTCGACCACATCGATCCGACCTCGCTGCTGTTGTGCAATGAATCTTTTGCCTCGACGAATGAGCTTGAGGGCTCACAGATCGCGCGCGGCATCGTGCGGGCAATGGTGGAAAGTGGGGTGAGGGTGTTTTTCGTGACGCACCTCTACGATTTCGCCCACAGCCTGTACGCCCGAGACGATCCCGCCGACCTGTTTCTGCGCGCCGAACGTCGTTCGGATGGCGTACGAACATTCCGATTGGTTCCCGGCGAGCCCGAAGCAACCAGCTATGGCCAGGATTCCTTCCGGCGAATCTTCGGCATCGCTGCGCACAACGACCCCGAGCGAGTGTCATCTAGGTGA
- a CDS encoding rolling circle replication-associated protein, which translates to MLGFRFPGPDMVASAATLFEPAQPWASGRDRLGLEPESGRFRITIGPGVVRLGWTRPVRAEKASERSVERHRLDVANEEDRLKAGRDAPAPPVRTITEWSRKSRAAMCRTFAELDYTPLVESGRVPAMVTLTYPGDWECVAPDGASVKRHMVLWRKRFQREWGEPARYIWKLEFQRRGAPHIHLWMAPPNGLGRSGRKFRDWLSQEWADIVGHPDAEQRSRHRLAGTAVDILKGLRAFDPKRLAVYFTKHSSPNMLSDKEYQHIVPQAWQEPGRGPGRYWGVHGLQKAIAVVEISQDAYLMARRIIRRWSRSQIVYGNLTLSSTAAARTAPRSVRRLRITTGNLRRRTVRRRRLLCDQGGLTGGYALLNSGPAFALQLAAALYGRSRALPR; encoded by the coding sequence GTGCTGGGATTCCGTTTTCCGGGTCCCGACATGGTGGCCTCGGCGGCGACATTGTTTGAGCCCGCGCAGCCGTGGGCTTCTGGCCGGGATCGGCTTGGCCTGGAACCCGAATCCGGTCGGTTCCGAATCACTATCGGGCCTGGTGTCGTTCGGCTGGGCTGGACCCGGCCCGTTCGCGCCGAGAAGGCATCCGAGCGGTCGGTCGAACGGCACCGACTCGATGTGGCCAACGAAGAGGACCGCTTGAAGGCTGGCCGGGACGCGCCCGCTCCGCCTGTGCGCACGATCACCGAATGGTCCCGCAAATCACGAGCCGCGATGTGCCGTACGTTTGCCGAGCTCGATTACACGCCGCTGGTGGAAAGCGGGCGTGTGCCCGCGATGGTCACGCTGACCTATCCCGGCGACTGGGAATGCGTGGCGCCTGACGGGGCTAGCGTAAAGCGGCACATGGTTTTGTGGCGCAAGCGGTTTCAGCGGGAGTGGGGTGAACCGGCTCGCTACATCTGGAAGCTGGAATTTCAACGTCGCGGCGCACCGCATATTCACTTGTGGATGGCTCCGCCAAATGGCCTCGGTCGATCGGGCCGCAAATTCCGGGACTGGCTATCGCAGGAATGGGCCGACATCGTTGGCCATCCCGACGCCGAGCAACGATCGCGCCACCGGCTCGCTGGCACAGCTGTCGACATTCTGAAGGGATTGCGGGCCTTCGACCCTAAACGTCTCGCTGTTTATTTCACAAAACATTCCTCACCGAATATGTTGAGCGACAAGGAATATCAGCACATAGTTCCACAAGCGTGGCAAGAGCCGGGCCGGGGGCCAGGGCGCTACTGGGGAGTCCATGGGCTACAAAAGGCAATCGCAGTCGTAGAGATCTCCCAAGATGCCTACCTGATGGCCCGCAGGATCATCCGCCGCTGGTCACGCTCACAGATCGTCTACGGCAACTTAACTCTTTCCTCCACGGCCGCGGCAAGAACCGCCCCACGCTCGGTTCGACGCCTGAGAATCACTACGGGAAACCTACGTCGCCGAACCGTCCGGCGACGACGTCTTCTGTGCGACCAAGGAGGACTAACCGGTGGGTACGCCCTCTTGAACAGCGGACCGGCATTCGCACTACAGCTTGCGGCGGCGTTGTACGGGCGGTCGCGAGCGCTACCTCGTTAG
- a CDS encoding IS3 family transposase: protein MSRFELIAAECAGYDVTRMAELLGVSRAGYYKHAHTCTAAEPTPRVQRRRDLEVKILAHHRASRGTYGSPRITADLHAEGERVSENTVAKIMAELGIEGISPRTFKTTTQVDPAASFPPDLVGRCFDQGRIDAVWSSDITYLCCGDGDMFYAPSVTNTRRALGWAVDDHMRTELVTLAVERAAFVRAHRCQGVILHSDRGTQYTAHDMALACAAHGLRRSMGATGICWDNAGAESLWSSFKHECYYRHAFATKAELVAAVDNWMIFYNNDRRHSALGMRSPIDYERTLRATTEAS, encoded by the coding sequence GTGAGCCGGTTTGAGCTCATCGCTGCAGAGTGCGCCGGCTACGACGTGACACGCATGGCCGAGCTGCTCGGGGTATCCAGGGCGGGCTACTACAAGCATGCCCATACCTGCACCGCTGCTGAGCCCACACCTCGGGTGCAGCGCCGCCGTGACCTGGAGGTCAAGATCCTTGCCCATCACCGCGCCTCACGGGGCACCTATGGGTCACCGCGCATCACCGCCGACCTGCACGCCGAGGGTGAACGAGTTTCGGAGAACACGGTCGCCAAGATCATGGCCGAGTTGGGCATTGAGGGGATCAGTCCGCGCACCTTTAAGACCACCACCCAGGTCGACCCGGCAGCCTCGTTTCCCCCGGATCTGGTCGGGCGCTGCTTTGACCAGGGCCGTATCGACGCGGTGTGGTCCTCCGACATCACTTACCTGTGCTGCGGAGACGGTGACATGTTTTATGCGCCATCCGTGACGAACACGCGGCGCGCGCTGGGCTGGGCCGTTGATGACCACATGCGCACCGAGCTGGTCACACTGGCCGTCGAGCGGGCCGCGTTCGTGCGCGCTCACCGCTGCCAGGGGGTCATATTGCATTCGGATCGCGGTACTCAGTACACCGCCCACGACATGGCGCTGGCCTGCGCCGCTCACGGGCTTCGGCGCTCGATGGGCGCGACCGGGATTTGTTGGGATAACGCCGGCGCTGAATCGCTGTGGTCGAGCTTCAAGCACGAGTGCTACTACCGGCACGCCTTCGCGACGAAAGCGGAACTTGTTGCAGCAGTTGACAATTGGATGATTTTCTACAATAATGATCGAAGGCACTCAGCACTTGGAATGCGCTCACCTATCGACTATGAACGCACGCTGCGTGCCACCACGGAAGCAAGCTAA
- a CDS encoding transposase, translating to MPRSRRSFSPEYRVEAAHRVIDGNRRVSEVARELDLNENLLHKWVRDERRRMAAAAAGGRPDPGGGEGLSVDERAELVALRARVAEQAKDIAFLEKASAYFAAQHRR from the coding sequence ATGCCACGATCTCGGCGGTCGTTTTCTCCTGAGTACAGGGTTGAGGCGGCGCATCGTGTCATTGATGGGAATCGGCGTGTTAGCGAGGTTGCCCGCGAGCTGGATCTCAATGAGAACCTGCTGCATAAGTGGGTGCGAGATGAACGGCGACGGATGGCCGCGGCCGCAGCTGGCGGTCGGCCGGACCCTGGTGGTGGTGAAGGGCTTTCGGTCGATGAGCGCGCGGAGTTGGTGGCACTGCGCGCGCGGGTGGCCGAGCAGGCGAAGGACATCGCTTTCCTGGAAAAAGCCTCGGCGTACTTTGCAGCACAGCATCGAAGGTGA
- a CDS encoding MMPL/RND family transporter, with amino-acid sequence MVDTGWLTSGVATLSRPVRRQLRKVAAGDGAYSERLARLAEFSIRHKALVIGAWVMMAATLALLFPQLETVVRQQSVTLIPRDAPSLQTVERMSAAFGERGSKTSIFIAMENPAGLTPPVRQRYNSMVSRLRADTTHVRLVQDLLADPLTSAQAISADGKAWYLPVGVAGTLGDPKAAESVKAVRAIAGQAFNDSPTTVRVTGPPATFSDQIDSAEKDLVFISVVTAGLIALILLVIYRSIFTAVLPLLVIGISLAVGRGVLSALGESGMPVSQFTIAFMTVILLGAGTDYSVFLISRYHEKRRQDISPDRAVVDATATIGRVILASAATVAFAFLAMFFSKLSVFGALGPACAIAVFIGVAATVTLFPPVLAMAATHGIGEPKADRTRRYWNWIAVAVVRRPAPLLIASLALVVGLAAIALTMRISYDDRQGQPATTASNEGYQLLDRHFPKDTVISQFMVVESPTDLRTSRALADLDEMASRVSQLPGVTKVSGVTRPTGARMDQAQLSWQNGQIGNKMAGAVADGDAHRDDLTKLTDGADQLAGALAELDTTVRTALTPLTSLLTQTQASGSHVQRLRPMLQQLSATAPAVDQAIRAGPGLRQQAEQAQSAITTIDPLVGALNNSPWCATTPECSQIRDQVQILSSLRDNGFFSQLATLGDYYRPGADTATGTLADLQSTLNALDRAFGALGEPADIAGNIRRLQSGISQLTSGAQALATGVHTLADSNIEMLSGMSRIATQLQNSARASAGSDNASGFYLPPNAFEDRQFAGMARHFLSADGKTARFAIESRFDPYSSKAMDLAHQITETANGARPNTSLAGATISMAGFPAVNSDIQRLLSADFHLLAIATLVIVGLILVVLLRALVAPLYLLGTVILNYGAALGIGTLVFQYGLGKEIAWPVPLLAFIILVAVGADYNMLLISRLREESANNIRVGVLRTVANTGSVITSAGLIFAASMFGLMVGSVGIMIQTGFIIGCGLLLDTFVVRTLTVPAIATLIRDASWWPQRTDSRSFRGAH; translated from the coding sequence ATGGTAGACACCGGGTGGCTCACTTCGGGCGTGGCCACACTGAGCCGTCCCGTCCGACGGCAACTCCGCAAAGTTGCCGCAGGCGACGGCGCTTACAGCGAACGGCTGGCCCGGCTGGCGGAATTCAGCATCCGGCATAAGGCACTTGTCATCGGGGCCTGGGTGATGATGGCAGCAACCTTGGCTCTGTTGTTCCCACAGTTGGAGACCGTCGTTCGGCAACAGTCGGTGACCCTAATACCGCGGGATGCTCCGTCGCTGCAAACAGTGGAGCGCATGAGCGCAGCATTTGGTGAGCGCGGGTCGAAGACGAGCATATTTATCGCGATGGAAAATCCGGCGGGGCTGACTCCGCCAGTGCGCCAACGCTACAACTCGATGGTTTCGCGGTTGCGGGCCGACACTACCCATGTGCGCCTAGTCCAAGATCTATTAGCCGACCCGTTAACCTCCGCACAAGCCATCAGCGCGGATGGCAAGGCTTGGTACCTGCCGGTCGGGGTGGCGGGAACACTGGGCGATCCCAAAGCCGCGGAATCCGTGAAGGCGGTACGGGCCATCGCCGGCCAGGCATTCAACGACTCCCCCACTACCGTTCGTGTGACCGGACCACCGGCTACCTTCAGCGACCAAATCGATTCTGCTGAAAAGGATCTCGTATTCATCTCTGTGGTTACCGCTGGCCTGATCGCCTTAATCTTGCTGGTCATCTATCGATCCATATTTACCGCAGTGCTGCCGCTGCTGGTCATCGGGATCAGCCTGGCGGTCGGGCGCGGAGTGTTGTCGGCTCTCGGCGAATCAGGCATGCCGGTTTCGCAATTCACCATCGCCTTCATGACTGTGATCTTGCTAGGTGCGGGCACCGACTACTCGGTCTTCTTAATCAGTCGGTATCACGAGAAGCGCCGACAGGACATCTCACCGGATCGCGCGGTCGTTGACGCAACCGCCACCATCGGACGAGTGATTCTGGCGTCAGCCGCAACCGTGGCCTTTGCGTTCTTAGCCATGTTCTTCTCAAAGCTGAGCGTGTTCGGTGCACTCGGGCCAGCCTGCGCGATCGCAGTTTTCATCGGAGTGGCGGCCACAGTGACGTTGTTTCCCCCAGTGCTGGCTATGGCCGCTACACACGGCATCGGAGAACCTAAAGCCGACCGCACGCGTCGGTACTGGAACTGGATCGCCGTCGCCGTCGTTCGGCGACCCGCTCCTCTACTGATTGCCAGCTTGGCGTTAGTCGTAGGTCTAGCGGCCATCGCACTCACCATGCGCATCAGCTACGACGACCGCCAAGGACAGCCCGCCACGACCGCCAGCAACGAAGGCTATCAACTTCTGGACAGACACTTTCCTAAGGACACTGTCATCTCCCAATTCATGGTTGTTGAGTCGCCCACCGATCTGCGCACCAGCCGGGCACTGGCCGACTTGGATGAGATGGCTTCACGGGTATCGCAACTACCGGGCGTTACCAAGGTTTCCGGCGTCACCCGCCCCACCGGCGCGCGCATGGACCAGGCTCAGCTGTCATGGCAGAACGGCCAGATTGGCAACAAGATGGCTGGTGCGGTCGCCGACGGAGACGCTCATAGAGACGACCTGACCAAACTCACCGACGGTGCCGACCAGCTCGCCGGGGCGCTGGCAGAACTTGATACCACCGTACGCACAGCGTTGACGCCTCTGACGAGCCTCCTGACGCAAACCCAAGCCAGCGGCTCTCACGTACAGCGGTTGCGCCCGATGCTTCAACAACTTTCGGCTACCGCGCCAGCCGTGGATCAGGCCATCCGGGCGGGGCCCGGGCTACGACAACAAGCTGAGCAGGCCCAAAGCGCGATTACCACCATCGACCCTCTCGTTGGTGCACTCAACAACTCACCGTGGTGCGCGACTACGCCGGAATGCTCCCAGATCCGCGACCAGGTACAGATTCTGAGTTCCCTGCGCGATAACGGCTTCTTCAGTCAGCTCGCCACTCTCGGCGACTACTACCGTCCTGGCGCCGATACAGCGACCGGAACCTTGGCCGATCTGCAAAGCACCCTTAATGCGCTCGATAGAGCGTTCGGAGCACTAGGTGAGCCCGCCGACATAGCTGGCAATATCCGTCGTCTCCAAAGTGGCATCAGCCAACTCACGTCCGGCGCACAGGCACTAGCTACGGGCGTGCACACCCTTGCCGACAGCAACATCGAGATGCTGTCCGGCATGAGTCGAATCGCGACACAACTGCAAAATTCGGCGCGTGCTAGCGCTGGCTCAGATAACGCCAGTGGCTTCTATCTCCCACCTAACGCCTTTGAAGACCGCCAATTCGCGGGCATGGCAAGACATTTTCTTTCTGCTGATGGGAAAACCGCGCGCTTTGCCATCGAATCCCGCTTTGACCCCTATAGCAGCAAAGCGATGGACCTTGCCCATCAAATCACTGAAACAGCAAACGGCGCGCGACCAAACACTTCCCTAGCTGGCGCCACAATATCGATGGCGGGATTCCCCGCGGTCAACTCCGATATCCAACGCTTACTCTCGGCCGACTTTCACCTTCTGGCCATCGCCACCCTCGTTATCGTCGGTCTGATCTTGGTCGTTCTACTGCGGGCACTGGTCGCGCCGCTCTATTTGCTAGGAACCGTGATTCTCAATTACGGCGCCGCCTTGGGCATCGGAACCCTCGTCTTCCAATACGGCCTTGGCAAGGAGATCGCTTGGCCCGTACCACTTCTGGCGTTCATCATCCTGGTCGCCGTTGGCGCTGACTACAACATGCTGCTGATCTCGCGACTGCGCGAGGAATCCGCCAATAACATCCGAGTTGGCGTCCTGCGAACGGTCGCTAACACCGGTTCAGTGATCACCTCAGCTGGACTCATCTTCGCCGCCAGCATGTTCGGCCTCATGGTCGGATCGGTAGGCATCATGATCCAGACCGGTTTCATAATCGGCTGCGGTTTGCTCCTTGACACCTTCGTCGTTCGCACCCTCACTGTTCCCGCGATTGCTACGCTCATCCGCGACGCGAGCTGGTGGCCACAACGAACGGACTCGCGTTCTTTCCGCGGGGCCCATTGA